A single Pelomicrobium methylotrophicum DNA region contains:
- a CDS encoding TraR/DksA family transcriptional regulator codes for MNPAQLEWFRARLLDMLKACREELRGLRSEKSGFDSSGDEADAAAAREIDFRDAAKAALISARCEEIEAALRRIDSGEYGWCEETGEPIGLQRMIANPLSRFSLEAQARREAMSRLSKSH; via the coding sequence ATGAACCCGGCGCAGCTCGAATGGTTTCGGGCGAGGCTGCTTGATATGCTCAAGGCGTGCCGCGAAGAGCTTCGGGGCTTGCGGTCTGAAAAATCCGGTTTCGATTCCAGCGGCGACGAGGCCGATGCGGCGGCAGCGCGCGAGATCGACTTTCGCGACGCCGCCAAGGCGGCGCTGATCTCCGCCCGATGCGAAGAAATCGAAGCGGCTCTTCGACGAATCGATTCCGGGGAGTACGGATGGTGCGAGGAAACCGGAGAGCCGATAGGGCTTCAGAGGATGATTGCCAATCCACTGTCGCGTTTCAGCCTCGAAGCCCAGGCGCGCAGAGAAGCCATGTCGCGTTTAAGCAAAAGTCATTAA
- a CDS encoding DNA adenine methylase yields MDDTAVLRQRKRLERLAKRGIKRSTVMVHDACRSALDALRPHYIDPSSAQALQRAAVIVKSETRLVNVAQVRQLSPFRYPGGKTWLVPEVKTWLRSLPRRPSIFLEPFAGGAIVGLTVAAESMAGKVILCELDDSVAAVWKTLIHGTDTDANWLCDRILKFEVTEDNVRSLLEKKVKSDRERAFQTIVRNRMQRGGILAPGASLMKSGENGRGLGSRWYPETLVSRIKAIRNIRHRIEFRHQDAFDLIKEYTAKNDVAWFVDPPYTAGGKRAGARLYTHTQIDHDRLFREMSCTKGDVLMTYDDAPEVAHLAERYGMGIRKVPMKSTHHAIMYELLLSK; encoded by the coding sequence ATGGACGACACAGCAGTTCTACGCCAGAGAAAACGCCTGGAGCGGTTGGCGAAAAGAGGAATAAAGCGCAGCACTGTCATGGTGCACGATGCCTGTCGCTCTGCGCTGGATGCGCTTCGACCCCACTATATCGATCCATCAAGTGCGCAGGCTCTGCAAAGAGCCGCCGTAATCGTAAAGAGCGAGACGAGGCTCGTTAACGTAGCGCAGGTCAGGCAACTAAGTCCTTTCCGTTACCCTGGCGGAAAGACATGGCTCGTGCCAGAGGTAAAAACGTGGTTGCGATCGTTGCCCCGGCGACCGTCGATTTTTCTGGAACCATTTGCTGGAGGCGCGATCGTCGGTCTGACGGTGGCCGCAGAAAGCATGGCCGGCAAGGTCATACTGTGCGAGCTTGATGATTCAGTTGCAGCTGTCTGGAAAACGCTGATTCACGGAACCGACACGGACGCGAATTGGCTATGTGATCGGATCCTCAAATTCGAGGTCACGGAAGACAACGTGCGATCATTGCTTGAAAAAAAAGTCAAAAGCGACAGGGAAAGGGCTTTTCAGACCATCGTTCGAAACCGCATGCAGCGCGGCGGCATCCTGGCTCCAGGCGCTTCTCTGATGAAGTCTGGCGAGAACGGAAGGGGCCTGGGATCGAGGTGGTATCCGGAAACGTTGGTTTCCAGAATCAAGGCTATTCGGAACATCAGACACAGAATTGAGTTCCGACACCAGGACGCCTTTGATCTTATCAAAGAATACACTGCCAAGAACGATGTCGCCTGGTTTGTGGATCCTCCTTACACGGCCGGCGGAAAGCGAGCTGGAGCGCGCCTCTATACACACACGCAGATAGATCACGACAGACTGTTTCGGGAGATGTCCTGCACAAAAGGAGATGTATTGATGACTTATGATGATGCGCCCGAAGTCGCGCATCTTGCGGAACGATATGGAATGGGCATTAGAAAAGTGCCTATGAAAAGCACGCACCACGCGATCATGTACGAACTTCTTTTATCAAAATAG
- a CDS encoding NotI family restriction endonuclease, producing MTANDRLEFAHKAKLTHKVANLECPYRTRLFGRPMMCNKNGGVCSIALYTQSTDDNLPNVSQDIVSLCPSRLLEPEVFKRIGKAILGSDEVYLVREVPFLQNAAANSQFIGAKAGRLDFVLVDNIDRKRWCAVETQSVYFSGRNMKIEFDAIISAGGELTMPVARRRPDYRSSVPKRLSPQLMLKAPYLGSGKYLAVIVDTYVRSQMAELEEVSVNCDGMNDEELRLEKLALSQIVWFVVDLRPGECAKVVNEHYTTLISSVKAVEAALPIPANRFTSQLNDLIEKASNKRKKVIKLF from the coding sequence ATGACCGCCAATGACCGCCTTGAATTCGCTCATAAAGCAAAACTAACGCATAAAGTTGCAAATCTCGAATGCCCATATCGCACGAGACTGTTTGGCAGGCCCATGATGTGCAATAAAAACGGAGGGGTATGCAGCATCGCGCTATATACACAGTCGACTGACGACAATCTGCCAAATGTTTCGCAAGACATTGTTTCTCTCTGCCCTTCGAGACTGCTTGAGCCAGAGGTTTTCAAGCGCATAGGGAAAGCCATCCTTGGCTCTGACGAGGTCTATTTGGTGCGCGAGGTCCCTTTTCTTCAGAATGCGGCGGCAAATAGTCAATTCATCGGCGCAAAGGCAGGGCGCCTCGACTTTGTGCTCGTCGACAACATTGATCGTAAGAGATGGTGCGCTGTCGAAACGCAGTCCGTCTATTTTTCTGGACGCAACATGAAAATAGAATTCGATGCCATTATCTCAGCCGGCGGAGAACTGACAATGCCTGTTGCGCGGCGAAGGCCGGATTATCGCAGCTCGGTTCCGAAACGTTTGTCACCCCAATTGATGTTGAAAGCGCCATACTTGGGCAGTGGCAAATACCTGGCCGTCATCGTGGATACATACGTTCGCAGCCAAATGGCTGAACTCGAGGAGGTCAGCGTAAACTGCGACGGCATGAACGACGAAGAACTGCGCCTTGAGAAGCTCGCTTTGTCACAAATAGTTTGGTTCGTTGTTGATCTTCGGCCTGGAGAGTGTGCAAAGGTAGTAAATGAGCATTACACAACTCTAATCAGCTCCGTCAAAGCCGTTGAAGCTGCGCTTCCCATTCCGGCCAACCGATTCACGTCTCAACTAAACGACTTGATAGAAAAAGCCTCAAATAAGCGTAAGAAGGTCATCAAACTATTTTGA
- a CDS encoding A1S_2505 family phage non-structural protein: MRILNRRHLVSPWPAHAVWVGRPTPLGNPFVIGRDGSREEVIARYREWLEARIRERDPAVLTAMAGLREDSSLVCACAPEPCHAEAIREAWMKHFRDGIVVRPAYHEDGSIPLDGEVFVFGSNLAGRHGAGAAAEAFDRFGARRGVGEGYMGEPPRHCYAIPTKDERLAVLSLDKIAAAVGRFVEFAASRPELRFFVTRVGCGLAGYRDEQIAPLFAGAPLARCSFPRPWRRYLEPRSMAYAGGGARHAPLPVLRRMTRIAQRLEARGYVLRTGGGNDTDSAFEAGCAKKEVFLPWPGFNGRTSAFDSVSEEALAVASAAHPAFRRLTAEARLLAGRESHRILGADLRTPADFLVCWTPDGAQSEAEIGRETGEAALAIALADRWAVPVFNLARADALERLAALLDVAAG, translated from the coding sequence ATGCGGATTCTGAACCGCCGCCATCTCGTCTCCCCCTGGCCGGCGCACGCGGTCTGGGTAGGCCGTCCGACGCCGCTGGGGAATCCTTTCGTCATCGGCCGGGACGGCTCGCGCGAGGAGGTGATCGCGCGCTACCGCGAGTGGCTCGAGGCCAGGATCCGGGAGCGCGACCCGGCGGTGCTGACCGCGATGGCGGGTCTGCGCGAAGACTCTTCTCTGGTGTGCGCCTGCGCCCCCGAGCCCTGCCATGCGGAAGCGATCCGGGAAGCCTGGATGAAGCATTTCAGGGACGGAATCGTGGTGCGTCCGGCCTACCATGAGGATGGCTCCATACCCCTCGACGGCGAAGTGTTCGTGTTCGGCTCGAACCTGGCCGGCCGGCATGGGGCGGGGGCGGCGGCGGAAGCCTTCGACCGTTTCGGCGCGCGCCGGGGCGTGGGCGAGGGCTACATGGGCGAGCCGCCCCGGCACTGTTACGCCATCCCGACCAAGGACGAGCGGCTTGCCGTCCTGTCGCTGGACAAAATCGCCGCGGCGGTCGGGCGGTTTGTTGAGTTCGCGGCCTCGCGCCCCGAACTGCGCTTCTTCGTCACCCGCGTCGGCTGCGGCCTGGCGGGGTACCGGGACGAGCAAATCGCGCCGCTTTTCGCTGGCGCGCCGCTTGCCCGGTGCAGCTTTCCCCGGCCGTGGCGCAGGTATTTGGAGCCGCGCTCGATGGCCTACGCCGGCGGCGGCGCTCGCCACGCCCCGCTTCCCGTCCTGCGCAGGATGACCCGCATCGCGCAGCGGCTGGAGGCGCGCGGCTACGTGCTGCGGACCGGCGGCGGCAACGACACGGACAGCGCCTTCGAGGCCGGGTGCGCGAAGAAGGAAGTGTTTCTGCCCTGGCCCGGCTTCAACGGACGCACTTCGGCCTTCGATTCGGTGTCCGAGGAGGCGCTGGCGGTGGCGAGCGCGGCGCACCCGGCGTTTCGCAGGCTCACGGCGGAGGCGCGGCTGCTGGCGGGGCGGGAAAGCCACCGCATCCTGGGGGCGGACCTGCGCACGCCGGCCGATTTTCTCGTCTGCTGGACGCCGGACGGCGCGCAATCGGAGGCGGAGATCGGGCGGGAGACGGGAGAGGCCGCGTTGGCCATCGCGCTCGCCGACCGCTGGGCGGTCCCCGTGTTCAACCTCGCCCGGGCGGACGCGCTGGAGCGGCTGGCGGCGCTTTTGGATGTTGCTGCAGGATGA
- a CDS encoding SOS response-associated peptidase has product MCGRYALYAPGRRIREHFRLEDELDLEPRYNIAPGTHVLVVREDSDGRRRAGLCRWGLIPRWAKDPSIGSKLINARAETVVAKPAFRAALRRSRCILPASGFYEWKIVVESGRTLKQPFFIRPHKDDELFGFAGLAECWVSPEGEIIDTCCILTTEANALVKPIHDRMPVILAPGDYDFWLDPGIQEPEALRPLLAPCPPEQLEAYPVSPKVNSPRNDAPELLAPASM; this is encoded by the coding sequence ATGTGTGGACGTTACGCCCTGTACGCCCCGGGCAGACGCATCCGCGAACACTTCCGGCTCGAGGATGAGCTCGATCTCGAGCCACGGTACAACATTGCGCCGGGGACGCACGTGCTGGTCGTTCGGGAAGACTCGGATGGCCGGCGGCGTGCCGGCCTCTGCCGTTGGGGGCTGATCCCTCGGTGGGCCAAGGACCCTTCCATCGGTTCGAAACTCATCAATGCCCGCGCGGAGACAGTGGTCGCGAAACCCGCCTTTCGGGCGGCGTTGCGTCGAAGTCGGTGCATCCTCCCGGCCAGCGGTTTCTATGAGTGGAAGATCGTCGTCGAGAGCGGACGCACCCTGAAGCAGCCATTTTTCATTCGTCCGCACAAGGACGATGAACTGTTTGGCTTTGCGGGGCTTGCCGAGTGCTGGGTGTCGCCCGAGGGCGAGATCATTGACACCTGCTGCATCCTGACGACCGAAGCCAATGCGCTGGTCAAGCCGATCCATGACCGGATGCCCGTGATCCTCGCCCCCGGCGACTACGACTTCTGGCTCGATCCGGGCATTCAGGAGCCCGAGGCGCTGCGTCCGCTCCTCGCGCCCTGCCCGCCGGAACAGCTTGAGGCCTACCCCGTGAGCCCGAAGGTCAATAGCCCCCGGAACGACGCGCCTGAGCTCTTGGCGCCCGCTTCGATGTAG
- a CDS encoding DUF6794 domain-containing protein, protein MSDEVRWPRTVDQAVGVLLGLLPEDQKAKIAAMAECDLIMLHFGLGAWIRSHFGLWSGNEALLADTGTRHADDAAMVIIEALWRRLREAVVKVH, encoded by the coding sequence ATGAGTGACGAGGTCCGATGGCCGCGAACCGTCGATCAGGCGGTCGGTGTCCTCCTCGGGCTGCTGCCGGAGGATCAGAAGGCCAAGATTGCCGCGATGGCAGAGTGCGATCTGATCATGTTGCACTTCGGATTGGGAGCGTGGATTCGGAGCCACTTTGGCTTGTGGTCGGGCAACGAGGCCTTGCTGGCGGATACGGGCACCCGGCACGCCGACGACGCCGCGATGGTGATCATCGAGGCGCTGTGGCGACGCCTGCGCGAGGCGGTTGTGAAAGTTCACTGA